Proteins encoded together in one Quercus lobata isolate SW786 chromosome 3, ValleyOak3.0 Primary Assembly, whole genome shotgun sequence window:
- the LOC115982071 gene encoding coiled-coil domain-containing protein SCD2 isoform X1 yields MERRRTDSPLYIRQWSSESSTSPATNLASPGMSPSRATHVRSASATAFSTVKRTQNFAAKAAAQRLAQVMASQTADDDDDEDDDSGLGFRYSAPPPSISLSHTRNLTSSTTAKPAIPTVRTNRSASPSLARNYVEETPSVHSTSTGRPLAISACTAAPLLPPNKAPLRTAVSLPPLDQPPAIVQSNKRFTSDAGNFKPKDSGDQRDASTLRDELDILQEENESMLEKLRLEEERHKEAEARVKELEKQVASLGEGVSLEAKLLSRKEAALRQREAALKDVKRSKGGEDKEIDSLRSEVANAKDEAADVMQQLHGAESDVKALRSMTQRMILTQKEMEEVVLKRCWLARYWGLAAKYGICADIAMSKYEHWSSLAPLPFEVVLSAGQKAKEEGWEKGDDDPENRSKVQDYDLTGEGNIESMLSVEMGLKELASLKVEEAIVLSLAQQRRPNSARLSISDLKSPSDPKFMEAFELSAEESEDVLFKEAWLTYFWRRAKAHGIEESIAKERLQFWISRSGHSPTSHDAVDVDQGLMELRKLGIEHRLWEASRKEIDQDPSNLISRKAAA; encoded by the exons ATGGAGCGTAGACGAACCGACAGTCCGCTATACATCCGCCAATGGAGCAGCGAGTCTTCCACTTCCCCCGCCACCAATCTTGCCTCGCCGGGGATGTCTCCGTCGCGTGCGACTCACGTTCGATCCGCCTCCGCCACCGCCTTCTCCACCGTCAAGCGCACTCAGAACTTCGCCGCCAAAGCCGCCGCTCAGCGCCTCGCTCAGGTCATGGCCTCGCAGACCgccgacgacgacgacgacgaagACGACGACTCTGGCCTAGGGTTCCGTTACAGTGCTCCTCCTccttctatttctctctctcacactcgCAACCTCACCTCATCAACCACCGCCAAGCCGGCCATTCCAACCGTAAGAACCAATAGATCCGCTTCACCGTCG TTGGCTCGGAACTATGTAGAGGAAACTCCGTCGGTCCACTCAACGTCCACTGGAAGGCCATTGGCAATTTCGGCTTGTACAGCAGCACCATTGTTACCGCCAAATAAAGCACCATTGAGGACCGCTGTTTCTCTTCCTCCACTAGATCAGCCTCCTGCAATTGTGCAAAGCAATAAAAG ATTCACATCAGATGCAGGaaattttaaaccaaaagaTTCAGGAGATCAACGTGATGCTTCTACACTTCGTGATGAA CTTGATATACTACAAGAAGAGAATGAGAGTATGCTTGAGAAG CTCAGACTTGAGGAAGAGAGACACAAGGAAGCAGAGGCCAGAGTTAAGGAGCTTGAGAAACAG GTTGCTTCTCTTGGAGAAGGTGTCTCTTTGGAAGCTAAACTCCTGAGCAG AAAGGAAGCTGCACTGCGTCAAAGAGAG GCTGCACTTAAAGATGTAAAAAGATCTAAGGGTGGAGAAGATAAGGAAATTGATTCCCTTCGATCTGAAGTTGCG AATGCAAAAGATGAGGCAGCAGATGTCATGCAACAGCTTCATGGAGCTGAATCTGACGTAAAAGCTCTTCGATCAATGACTCAAAGAATGATACTAACTCAGAAAGAGATG GAAGAAGTTGTGCTGAAAAGGTGTTGGCTTGCTCGTTACTGGGGCTTAGCTGCAAAATATG GTATCTGTGCAGATATCGCAATGTCGAAGTACGAACACTGGTCATCCTTAGCACCTCTTCCATTTGAGGTTGTCCTTTCTGCAGGACAAAAGGCCAAGGAAGAAGGTTGGGAAAAAG GTGATGATGATCCTGAGAACAGGAGCAAAGTTCAAGACTATGATTTAACGGGAGAAGGAAATATTGAGAGTATGCTTTCAGTTGAAATGGGGTTGAAAGAGCTTGCTTCCTTGAAG GTTGAGGAGGCCATTGTGCTCTCACTGGCCCAACAGCGCCGTCCAAATTCTGCTCGACTATCTATTTCAG ATCTTAAATCACCAAGTGATCCGAAGTTTATGGAGGCATTCG AACTAAGCGCTGAGGAGTCTGAAGATGTTCTTTTCAAGGAg GCATGGCTTACATATTTTTGGAGAAGAGCCAAAGCTCATGGTATAGAAGAGAGCATCGCAAAAGAACGTCTTCAGTTTTGGATTAGCCGCAGTGGGCACTCGCCAACTTCACATGATGCTGTTGATG TTGACCAAGGTTTGATGGAGCTCAGGAAATTGGGGATTGAGCATCGACTATGGGAAGCATCTCGGAAAGAAATTGACCAGGATCCTTCCAATTTGATTTCACGGAAAGCTGCTGCATAA
- the LOC115982071 gene encoding coiled-coil domain-containing protein SCD2 isoform X3: MERRRTDSPLYIRQWSSESSTSPATNLASPGMSPSRATHVRSASATAFSTVKRTQNFAAKAAAQRLAQVMASQTADDDDDEDDDSGLGFRYSAPPPSISLSHTRNLTSSTTAKPAIPTVRTNRSASPSLARNYVEETPSVHSTSTGRPLAISACTAAPLLPPNKAPLRTAVSLPPLDQPPAIVQSNKRFTSDAGNFKPKDSGDQRDASTLRDELDILQEENESMLEKLRLEEERHKEAEARVKELEKQVASLGEGVSLEAKLLSRKEAALRQREAALKDVKRSKGGEDKEIDSLRSEVANAKDEAADVMQQLHGAESDVKALRSMTQRMILTQKEMEEVVLKRCWLARYWGLAAKYGICADIAMSKYEHWSSLAPLPFEVVLSAGQKAKEEGDDDPENRSKVQDYDLTGEGNIESMLSVEMGLKELASLKVEEAIVLSLAQQRRPNSARLSISDLKSPSDPKFMEAFELSAEESEDVLFKEAWLTYFWRRAKAHGIEESIAKERLQFWISRSGHSPTSHDAVDVDQGLMELRKLGIEHRLWEASRKEIDQDPSNLISRKAAA; encoded by the exons ATGGAGCGTAGACGAACCGACAGTCCGCTATACATCCGCCAATGGAGCAGCGAGTCTTCCACTTCCCCCGCCACCAATCTTGCCTCGCCGGGGATGTCTCCGTCGCGTGCGACTCACGTTCGATCCGCCTCCGCCACCGCCTTCTCCACCGTCAAGCGCACTCAGAACTTCGCCGCCAAAGCCGCCGCTCAGCGCCTCGCTCAGGTCATGGCCTCGCAGACCgccgacgacgacgacgacgaagACGACGACTCTGGCCTAGGGTTCCGTTACAGTGCTCCTCCTccttctatttctctctctcacactcgCAACCTCACCTCATCAACCACCGCCAAGCCGGCCATTCCAACCGTAAGAACCAATAGATCCGCTTCACCGTCG TTGGCTCGGAACTATGTAGAGGAAACTCCGTCGGTCCACTCAACGTCCACTGGAAGGCCATTGGCAATTTCGGCTTGTACAGCAGCACCATTGTTACCGCCAAATAAAGCACCATTGAGGACCGCTGTTTCTCTTCCTCCACTAGATCAGCCTCCTGCAATTGTGCAAAGCAATAAAAG ATTCACATCAGATGCAGGaaattttaaaccaaaagaTTCAGGAGATCAACGTGATGCTTCTACACTTCGTGATGAA CTTGATATACTACAAGAAGAGAATGAGAGTATGCTTGAGAAG CTCAGACTTGAGGAAGAGAGACACAAGGAAGCAGAGGCCAGAGTTAAGGAGCTTGAGAAACAG GTTGCTTCTCTTGGAGAAGGTGTCTCTTTGGAAGCTAAACTCCTGAGCAG AAAGGAAGCTGCACTGCGTCAAAGAGAG GCTGCACTTAAAGATGTAAAAAGATCTAAGGGTGGAGAAGATAAGGAAATTGATTCCCTTCGATCTGAAGTTGCG AATGCAAAAGATGAGGCAGCAGATGTCATGCAACAGCTTCATGGAGCTGAATCTGACGTAAAAGCTCTTCGATCAATGACTCAAAGAATGATACTAACTCAGAAAGAGATG GAAGAAGTTGTGCTGAAAAGGTGTTGGCTTGCTCGTTACTGGGGCTTAGCTGCAAAATATG GTATCTGTGCAGATATCGCAATGTCGAAGTACGAACACTGGTCATCCTTAGCACCTCTTCCATTTGAGGTTGTCCTTTCTGCAGGACAAAAGGCCAAGGAAGAAG GTGATGATGATCCTGAGAACAGGAGCAAAGTTCAAGACTATGATTTAACGGGAGAAGGAAATATTGAGAGTATGCTTTCAGTTGAAATGGGGTTGAAAGAGCTTGCTTCCTTGAAG GTTGAGGAGGCCATTGTGCTCTCACTGGCCCAACAGCGCCGTCCAAATTCTGCTCGACTATCTATTTCAG ATCTTAAATCACCAAGTGATCCGAAGTTTATGGAGGCATTCG AACTAAGCGCTGAGGAGTCTGAAGATGTTCTTTTCAAGGAg GCATGGCTTACATATTTTTGGAGAAGAGCCAAAGCTCATGGTATAGAAGAGAGCATCGCAAAAGAACGTCTTCAGTTTTGGATTAGCCGCAGTGGGCACTCGCCAACTTCACATGATGCTGTTGATG TTGACCAAGGTTTGATGGAGCTCAGGAAATTGGGGATTGAGCATCGACTATGGGAAGCATCTCGGAAAGAAATTGACCAGGATCCTTCCAATTTGATTTCACGGAAAGCTGCTGCATAA
- the LOC115982071 gene encoding coiled-coil domain-containing protein SCD2 isoform X2, producing MERRRTDSPLYIRQWSSESSTSPATNLASPGMSPSRATHVRSASATAFSTVKRTQNFAAKAAAQRLAQVMASQTADDDDDEDDDSGLGFRYSAPPPSISLSHTRNLTSSTTAKPAIPTVRTNRSASPSLARNYVEETPSVHSTSTGRPLAISACTAAPLLPPNKAPLRTAVSLPPLDQPPAIVQSNKRFTSDAGNFKPKDSGDQRDASTLRDELDILQEENESMLEKLRLEEERHKEAEARVKELEKQVASLGEGVSLEAKLLSRKEAALRQREAALKDVKRSKGGEDKEIDSLRSEVANAKDEAADVMQQLHGAESDVKALRSMTQRMILTQKEMEEVVLKRCWLARYWGLAAKYGICADIAMSKYEHWSSLAPLPFEVVLSAGQKAKEEAGDDDPENRSKVQDYDLTGEGNIESMLSVEMGLKELASLKVEEAIVLSLAQQRRPNSARLSISDLKSPSDPKFMEAFELSAEESEDVLFKEAWLTYFWRRAKAHGIEESIAKERLQFWISRSGHSPTSHDAVDVDQGLMELRKLGIEHRLWEASRKEIDQDPSNLISRKAAA from the exons ATGGAGCGTAGACGAACCGACAGTCCGCTATACATCCGCCAATGGAGCAGCGAGTCTTCCACTTCCCCCGCCACCAATCTTGCCTCGCCGGGGATGTCTCCGTCGCGTGCGACTCACGTTCGATCCGCCTCCGCCACCGCCTTCTCCACCGTCAAGCGCACTCAGAACTTCGCCGCCAAAGCCGCCGCTCAGCGCCTCGCTCAGGTCATGGCCTCGCAGACCgccgacgacgacgacgacgaagACGACGACTCTGGCCTAGGGTTCCGTTACAGTGCTCCTCCTccttctatttctctctctcacactcgCAACCTCACCTCATCAACCACCGCCAAGCCGGCCATTCCAACCGTAAGAACCAATAGATCCGCTTCACCGTCG TTGGCTCGGAACTATGTAGAGGAAACTCCGTCGGTCCACTCAACGTCCACTGGAAGGCCATTGGCAATTTCGGCTTGTACAGCAGCACCATTGTTACCGCCAAATAAAGCACCATTGAGGACCGCTGTTTCTCTTCCTCCACTAGATCAGCCTCCTGCAATTGTGCAAAGCAATAAAAG ATTCACATCAGATGCAGGaaattttaaaccaaaagaTTCAGGAGATCAACGTGATGCTTCTACACTTCGTGATGAA CTTGATATACTACAAGAAGAGAATGAGAGTATGCTTGAGAAG CTCAGACTTGAGGAAGAGAGACACAAGGAAGCAGAGGCCAGAGTTAAGGAGCTTGAGAAACAG GTTGCTTCTCTTGGAGAAGGTGTCTCTTTGGAAGCTAAACTCCTGAGCAG AAAGGAAGCTGCACTGCGTCAAAGAGAG GCTGCACTTAAAGATGTAAAAAGATCTAAGGGTGGAGAAGATAAGGAAATTGATTCCCTTCGATCTGAAGTTGCG AATGCAAAAGATGAGGCAGCAGATGTCATGCAACAGCTTCATGGAGCTGAATCTGACGTAAAAGCTCTTCGATCAATGACTCAAAGAATGATACTAACTCAGAAAGAGATG GAAGAAGTTGTGCTGAAAAGGTGTTGGCTTGCTCGTTACTGGGGCTTAGCTGCAAAATATG GTATCTGTGCAGATATCGCAATGTCGAAGTACGAACACTGGTCATCCTTAGCACCTCTTCCATTTGAGGTTGTCCTTTCTGCAGGACAAAAGGCCAAGGAAGAAG CAGGTGATGATGATCCTGAGAACAGGAGCAAAGTTCAAGACTATGATTTAACGGGAGAAGGAAATATTGAGAGTATGCTTTCAGTTGAAATGGGGTTGAAAGAGCTTGCTTCCTTGAAG GTTGAGGAGGCCATTGTGCTCTCACTGGCCCAACAGCGCCGTCCAAATTCTGCTCGACTATCTATTTCAG ATCTTAAATCACCAAGTGATCCGAAGTTTATGGAGGCATTCG AACTAAGCGCTGAGGAGTCTGAAGATGTTCTTTTCAAGGAg GCATGGCTTACATATTTTTGGAGAAGAGCCAAAGCTCATGGTATAGAAGAGAGCATCGCAAAAGAACGTCTTCAGTTTTGGATTAGCCGCAGTGGGCACTCGCCAACTTCACATGATGCTGTTGATG TTGACCAAGGTTTGATGGAGCTCAGGAAATTGGGGATTGAGCATCGACTATGGGAAGCATCTCGGAAAGAAATTGACCAGGATCCTTCCAATTTGATTTCACGGAAAGCTGCTGCATAA